Proteins encoded together in one Carya illinoinensis cultivar Pawnee chromosome 3, C.illinoinensisPawnee_v1, whole genome shotgun sequence window:
- the LOC122303267 gene encoding probable metal-nicotianamine transporter YSL7, whose amino-acid sequence MDTHREGKKDGDHGATVSAKEAAADQKKEFTEASSVEEIFSSKEVPTWQNQLTLRAFAVSLVLGILFTFIVMKLNLTTGIIPSLNVSAGLLGFFFVKTWTKLLEKAGMLRQPFTRQENTVIQTCVVASSGIAFSGGFGSYLFGMSEVVAKQSTEANDAQNIKNPTLGWMIGFLFVVSFLGLFSVVPLRKIMVIDFKLIYPSGTATAHLINSFHTPHGAKLAKKQVSALGKFFSFSFFWGFFQWFFTAGDGCGFGNFPTFGLKAYDNRFYFDFSATYVGVGMICPYLINISLLIGAILSWGIMWPLIDAKKGSWYPAELSSSSLHGLQGYRVFIAIAMILGDGLYNFFKVLGHTLFGLYHQLQNKDSGSVLSVSDRSSPVIPPSLSYDDQRRAQLFLKDQIPTWFAIAGYVTIAIISAATLPHIFPQLKWYYIVVIYITAPTLAFCNAYGCGLTDWSLASTYGKLAIFTIGAWAGASHGGVLAGLAACGVMMNIVSTASDLMQDFKTGYMTLASPRSMFVSQVIGTAMGCIISPCVFWLFYKAFKDLGSPGSEYPAPYALVYRNMSILGVEGFSSLPKHCLTLCYAFFAAAIFINGIRDLVGKKRANFIPLPMAMAIPFYLGAYFAIDMCVGSLILFVWQKTNRAKADAFGPAVASGLICGDGIWTLPSSILALAGVNPPICMKFLSSGMNAKVDDFLAS is encoded by the exons ATGGATACCCACAGAGAGGGGAAGAAGGATGGAGATCACGGGGCGACGGTGTCCGCTAAAGAAGCAGCAGCAGATCAGAAGAAGGAATTCACGGAGGCATCTTCGGTAGAGGAAATATTCTCGAGCAAGGAGGTGCCTACATGGCAGAATCAGCTGACTTTGAGGGCATTTGCGGTGAGCTTGGTGCTTGGGATTCTCTTCACCTTCATAGTGATGAAACTGAACCTGACCACCGGTATCATTCCGTCCCTCAACGTCTCGGCGGGGCTTCTGGGCTTCTTCTTTGTCAAGACATGGACCAAGTTACTCGAGAAGGCCGGGATGCTGAGGCAGCCCTTCACCCGTCAAGAAAACACTGTTATTCAGACCTGCGTCGTTGCCAGCTCCGGCATCGCATTCAGCG GTGGCTTTGGCAGTTACCTCTTTGGGATGAGTGAAGTTGTCGCCAAACAATCTACTGAAGCTAACGATGCTCAAAATATCAAGAACCCAACATTGGGATGGATGATTGGATTTCTATTTGTTGTTAGCTTTCTTGGTCTCTTTTCGGTGGTGCCTCTTCGAAAG ATTATGGTCATAGATTTCAAATTGATTTACCCAAGTGGCACAGCAACCGCCCACCTTATCAACAGCTTTCACACACCTCACGGTGCCAAGCTAGCGAA GAAACAAGTGAGTGCATTGGGGAAGTTCTTCTCCTTTAGCTTTTTCTGGGGCTTTTTCCAATGGTTTTTTACTGCAGGTGATGGTTGTGGATTTGGAAACTTCCCTACATTTGGTCTCAAAGCCTATGATAACAG GTTTTACTTTGACTTCTCAGCTACTTATGTTGGCGTTGGAATGATCTGTCCATATTTAATTAACATATCTCTGCTTATCGGAGCCATTCTTTCATGGGGTATCATGTGGCCACTGATAGATGCAAAAAAGGGCTCATGGTACCCTGCAGAACTCAGCAGTAGCAGCCTACATGGCCTGCAAGGTTACAGG GTCTTCATAGCTATAGCCATGATCCTTGGTGATGGTCTCTACAACTTTTTTAAGGTCCTTGGTCACACTCTATTTGGTTTGTATCACCAACTACAAAACAAAGACTCGGGCTCAGTTCTCTCCGTATCAGATCGGTCCTCCCCTGTAATCCCTCCGTCACTGTCTTACGATGACCAACGTCGGGCCCAACTATTTCTCAAGGACCAGATTCCAACATGGTTTGCTATAGCTGGTTATGTCACCATAGCAATTATATCTGCTGCCACACTTCCTCACATATTTCCACAGCTCAAGTGGTACTATATTGTGGTGATTTACATTACAGCACCAACACTAGCCTTTTGTAATGCTTATGGTTGCGGCTTGACAGACTGGTCATTGGCATCCACATATGGAAAGCTGGCCATCTTCACCATTGGGGCATGGGCAGGGGCCTCCCATGGTGGTGTTCTCGCAGGTTTAGCAGCATGTGGGGTCATGATGAACATTGTTTCCACGGCATCTGACTTGATGCAGGACTTTAAGACAGGCTATATGACGTTGGCTTCACCAAGGTCAATGTTTGTGAGTCAAGTTATTGGGACCGCAATGGGTTGCATTATTTCTCCTTGCGTCTTTTGGCTCTTCTACAAGGCCTTCAAGGATCTTGGATCTCCTGGTTCAGAATACCCAGCTCCTTATGCTCTCGTTTACCGTAATATGTCAATTCTTGGGGTTGAGGGATTCTCGTCTTTGCCGAAGCACTGCCTCACGCTTTGCTACGCTTTCTTCGCTGCAGCCATATTTATCAACGGGATCAGAGATTTAGTGGGAAAGAAGAGGGCTAACTTTATTCCACTTCCCATGGCAATGGCAATACCCTTTTATCTTGGAGCATACTTTGCCATTGATATGTGTGTGGGGAGCTTGATCTTGTTTGTGTGGCAGAAGACAAACAGGGCTAAGGCTGATGCATTTGGACCTGCTGTAGCGTCCGGGTTGATTTGTGGTGATGGGATTTGGACTTTACCAAGTTCAATACTCGCTTTGGCAGGTGTTAATCCACCCATTTGCATGAAATTTCTGTCTAGTGGAATGAATGCGAAGGTAGATGATTTCTTAGCTTCTTAA